One window of the Desulforamulus hydrothermalis Lam5 = DSM 18033 genome contains the following:
- the lgt gene encoding prolipoprotein diacylglyceryl transferase has protein sequence MTWLEISPYVFVWGPISIRWYGLLMMAAVLLGTWLALREARRRGIKEDHIIDLVLIGAPISWLGARLYYVIMEWDYYSRNLWEIPQLWHGGLAIHGGLLTAILFGYMFCRLRGLRFRLMADITAPSFPLGQAIGRWGNFFNQEAYGYPTDLPWAMYIAGAYRHPTFLYESLWNLLVFVILMVRRRKQAAGQLFMLYLGLYSLGRFFIEGFRTDSLMLGPLRAAQVLSILLTAAAVIGYVYLGRRQAGDGS, from the coding sequence ATGACCTGGTTAGAAATTAGCCCGTACGTCTTTGTTTGGGGGCCCATCAGCATCCGCTGGTACGGCCTGTTGATGATGGCGGCGGTGCTGCTGGGTACCTGGCTGGCGCTGCGGGAAGCCCGCCGCCGGGGGATCAAAGAAGATCACATCATTGATTTGGTATTAATTGGCGCTCCCATCTCCTGGCTGGGAGCACGACTGTACTATGTGATTATGGAGTGGGACTATTACAGCCGCAACCTCTGGGAAATACCCCAGCTATGGCATGGCGGGCTGGCCATTCACGGCGGTTTGCTGACAGCTATCCTGTTCGGTTATATGTTTTGCCGCCTCAGGGGCTTAAGATTCCGGCTCATGGCCGACATTACAGCCCCCAGTTTTCCCCTGGGGCAAGCCATTGGCCGCTGGGGCAACTTTTTTAACCAGGAGGCCTACGGCTACCCCACCGACCTGCCCTGGGCCATGTATATTGCCGGCGCCTACCGCCACCCCACCTTTTTATATGAATCACTGTGGAACCTGCTGGTGTTTGTCATCTTAATGGTACGCCGGCGCAAGCAGGCGGCAGGGCAGCTGTTTATGCTCTACCTGGGCCTTTACTCTTTGGGCAGGTTTTTTATCGAAGGTTTCCGTACCGACAGCCTAATGCTCGGCCCTCTGCGGGCCGCCCAGGTTTTAAGCATCCTGCTTACGGCGGCGGCAGTTATCGGCTATGTCTACCTGGGACGCCGGCAAGCCGGGGACGGTTCATAA
- a CDS encoding helix-turn-helix domain-containing protein has product MGIAKKFGHNLKKVRLRNNLSRRQAAALVGISEAFWGYLERGERNPGFDVIDKIAKAFNISPHLLFVEGEAKNNMEINQRLEKILTLGEEHKVFIIKFLDAYLEVINK; this is encoded by the coding sequence GTGGGGATAGCTAAAAAGTTTGGTCATAACTTGAAAAAAGTCCGGCTTCGCAACAACCTTTCACGCAGGCAGGCTGCCGCCCTGGTAGGCATCTCCGAGGCTTTTTGGGGCTATTTGGAAAGAGGCGAAAGAAACCCGGGTTTTGATGTAATAGATAAAATAGCCAAAGCCTTTAACATAAGCCCCCACCTTTTGTTTGTAGAAGGTGAAGCCAAAAATAATATGGAAATAAACCAGCGCCTGGAAAAAATACTAACTCTGGGGGAAGAACATAAAGTTTTTATTATTAAATTTTTAGATGCTTACTTGGAGGTTATCAACAAATAA
- a CDS encoding HD-GYP domain-containing protein, whose translation MFLAVKRLYIKLPKNIALHSKRVAIFSYILAKQIKLSAADCQTVYWGGLLHDIGKSMIHPGILYKKEKLTEAEFAEIKRHCRYGVDIVKNIKDVEPVIPIIQYHHEHWNGSGYYGLQKHQIPLGARIVSIADAFDAMTSYRSYQATRKKEDALAEIMRCSNTQFDPCLVNHFIEVYALFNCYLDDHVKFVNFI comes from the coding sequence TTGTTCCTTGCTGTAAAAAGACTGTATATTAAACTGCCTAAAAATATTGCCCTTCATTCGAAAAGGGTGGCCATATTTTCATATATTCTTGCCAAGCAGATAAAATTATCTGCAGCAGATTGTCAAACTGTCTATTGGGGCGGCTTATTGCATGATATTGGCAAAAGCATGATCCACCCCGGTATACTTTATAAAAAAGAAAAATTAACCGAAGCCGAATTCGCCGAAATTAAACGTCATTGCCGGTACGGCGTGGATATTGTGAAAAATATCAAGGATGTTGAGCCTGTCATACCTATTATCCAATACCATCATGAACACTGGAACGGATCGGGCTATTATGGCCTGCAAAAACATCAGATACCTTTGGGGGCGCGTATAGTCAGCATAGCCGATGCCTTTGATGCCATGACATCATACCGGTCTTATCAAGCAACCCGTAAAAAAGAAGATGCCCTGGCAGAGATCATGAGGTGTTCCAATACCCAATTTGACCCTTGCCTGGTTAATCATTTTATTGAAGTTTATGCCTTATTTAACTGTTATCTGGATGATCATGTGAAATTCGTTAATTTCATTTAG
- a CDS encoding EAL domain-containing protein, with protein MEKQKARMRFYDLKSIRWRITLLFLVIIFVQVMHMFWITKQAHVNANLAALEKVKGDLRLGEALLDALYPGPWAIINGKLYKGRQIMNNNFAIVDMVGKLTGNTCTIFQGDTRVATNVIRNGSRAVGTKVSKEVGQVVLEQGREFYGEAEVVGIKYQTAYKPIKDQAGRNIGIWYVGANNQYVDNIFRNSVKNLWSTLIINFFLTAVIFWLLTKSLVRPVRELVNYANLLAQGELDTAITVKTQDEIGYLARAFERMRIERKKAEEELRAKHQQLLDIIEFLPDATFVINQDKRVIAWNRAMEEITGVRKEDIIGKENYASVLPFYLNQQQPLLVDLIFLNHANQANGLVKITEKTLSKEVFLPPNGEGEGTYLLITAGPLYNNEGQLVGAVKSLRDITDRKLVEKQLRYLATHDSLTGLPNRLFLEEKIKQAVAQAKQGKGSALLLIDLDNFKLVNDTLGHDAGDKLLLTIAELLSSNLRSQDTLARLGGDEFVVLLDGAAAADALAVAEKIRSLLDENELCLVLYKHCFNISLSIGITMIDGAIPPHRLLALADTALYRAKETGRNRIVFLSCTEDEANSLSEANRIITLIKAALKENRFVLHYQPVVAINSRDIIHYEVLLRMQDDKGELIYPGKFIPVAERFGLMPRIDRWVVKSALEVLAARPDLSLFINLSGASLGDEKLLAYIEQTVHTNHIEPWRLGFEITETVAVKDLGRAGNWIKRLKNIGCRFSLDDFGIGFSSFSYLKILPVDYVKIDGSFIRNLHRDDTHYALVQAMQTVAHTLGKKTVAEFVENDQDLAKLKELNIDCAQGYLIGKPGPVPNGTDLATK; from the coding sequence ATGGAAAAACAAAAGGCCAGAATGCGTTTTTATGACCTTAAGTCAATCCGTTGGAGAATAACCCTGCTGTTTCTTGTCATAATTTTTGTGCAAGTTATGCATATGTTCTGGATCACCAAACAGGCCCATGTTAATGCCAACCTGGCTGCCCTGGAGAAGGTAAAGGGTGATTTGCGGCTGGGGGAAGCACTGTTAGACGCTTTATATCCGGGGCCCTGGGCAATAATAAACGGCAAGTTGTACAAAGGCCGGCAAATAATGAACAACAATTTTGCTATTGTTGATATGGTGGGAAAATTGACAGGCAATACCTGTACCATATTTCAGGGAGATACCCGTGTTGCCACCAATGTCATAAGAAACGGCAGCCGGGCTGTCGGCACCAAGGTATCAAAAGAAGTTGGGCAGGTAGTGCTGGAACAAGGTCGGGAATTTTACGGTGAAGCAGAAGTTGTGGGCATCAAATACCAAACGGCCTATAAACCCATTAAAGATCAAGCAGGCAGGAATATCGGCATCTGGTATGTAGGAGCCAACAACCAGTATGTTGACAATATTTTCCGAAACTCTGTTAAAAACCTCTGGTCAACCCTGATTATTAATTTTTTTTTAACTGCCGTTATTTTTTGGCTGCTGACTAAATCACTGGTCAGACCGGTTAGGGAACTGGTTAATTATGCTAACCTGTTGGCGCAAGGAGAACTTGACACAGCAATAACTGTTAAGACACAAGATGAAATAGGTTATTTAGCCAGAGCCTTTGAAAGGATGCGCATTGAGCGCAAAAAGGCTGAAGAAGAACTGCGCGCCAAACACCAGCAGTTGCTGGATATAATAGAATTCCTGCCCGATGCTACCTTCGTAATTAACCAAGACAAAAGAGTCATTGCCTGGAACAGGGCTATGGAAGAGATAACCGGCGTCCGCAAGGAAGATATTATCGGCAAAGAAAATTATGCCTCCGTCCTGCCCTTTTACCTCAACCAACAGCAACCCCTGCTGGTTGATTTGATATTCCTTAACCATGCCAACCAAGCAAATGGTTTGGTAAAAATTACGGAAAAGACATTGTCCAAGGAAGTTTTTTTACCCCCTAACGGCGAAGGGGAGGGCACCTATCTGTTAATTACTGCCGGTCCGCTTTACAATAACGAAGGCCAACTGGTGGGGGCCGTAAAGTCCCTCAGAGATATTACTGATCGCAAGTTAGTTGAAAAACAGCTGCGCTATCTGGCTACCCACGACTCTTTAACCGGCTTGCCTAACCGGTTGTTCTTAGAAGAAAAAATTAAACAGGCGGTGGCTCAAGCAAAGCAGGGTAAAGGAAGTGCCCTTTTGCTTATTGATTTGGATAACTTTAAACTTGTTAATGATACCCTGGGACATGACGCGGGAGATAAACTGTTGCTAACCATTGCCGAACTGCTCAGCAGCAATCTGCGCAGCCAGGATACGTTAGCTCGTCTGGGTGGGGATGAATTTGTTGTGTTACTGGACGGAGCTGCGGCGGCAGATGCCCTGGCCGTGGCGGAAAAGATCAGGTCTTTGCTGGACGAAAACGAGCTGTGTCTGGTTTTATATAAACACTGCTTTAATATCAGCCTTAGTATCGGCATAACCATGATCGACGGGGCCATACCCCCTCACCGGCTGTTAGCCCTGGCCGATACAGCTCTTTACCGGGCTAAAGAAACAGGCAGAAACAGGATCGTGTTTTTATCCTGTACGGAGGATGAAGCAAACTCTCTGTCTGAGGCAAACCGCATCATCACATTAATAAAAGCAGCACTCAAGGAAAATCGCTTTGTTCTGCATTACCAGCCGGTGGTTGCCATTAACAGCAGGGACATTATTCACTATGAAGTGCTGCTGCGTATGCAGGACGATAAGGGAGAGCTAATCTATCCGGGCAAATTTATTCCCGTTGCTGAACGTTTTGGTTTAATGCCCAGGATTGACCGGTGGGTTGTTAAATCAGCACTGGAGGTACTGGCAGCCAGGCCGGACTTGAGTTTGTTTATCAATTTATCGGGAGCCAGTCTGGGGGATGAAAAATTATTGGCCTATATAGAACAAACCGTTCATACCAATCATATTGAACCCTGGCGGCTGGGCTTTGAGATTACCGAAACAGTTGCGGTAAAAGACCTGGGAAGGGCCGGCAACTGGATTAAAAGGCTGAAAAACATTGGTTGCCGGTTTTCCCTGGATGATTTTGGCATCGGTTTTTCATCCTTTTCGTATCTGAAAATTCTGCCGGTAGATTATGTAAAAATAGACGGTTCTTTTATCCGCAATCTGCACCGGGATGATACCCATTATGCGCTTGTTCAGGCCATGCAAACCGTGGCTCACACCTTAGGCAAAAAGACAGTGGCGGAGTTTGTAGAAAACGATCAAGATTTAGCCAAGTTGAAAGAACTTAACATAGACTGTGCCCAGGGCTACCTGATTGGCAAGCCTGGGCCGGTACCCAATGGGACTGATTTAGCCACCAAATGA
- a CDS encoding YibE/F family protein, whose product MKRFILGLLVLGVMLLSGRAGLANETDTAGGMEISKEIIVRAKVLEVTEGKDQVPDLTGWVEGKEQLVTARVLSQPYQGQTVSFFHVVPDQPGLAVHVKPGDEVILSVEVEGKKIVNAFVTDYARDKKLYYLAGLFALLMALVGGIKGVKSVLSLAVTGVGIFYVLLPLLFKGHNPLLMTVLVAAVMTTATMILVHGFNRKTLAGVIGTTSGVIAAGILAMLVGAAAHLTGFSSEEMQMLLYIPQQVKFDYQGLLFAGMIIGALGAVMDVAISIAAAVEEVQKANPALDTRALMQAGINVGRDVMGTMANTLILAYTGSAIPLILIFMAYQMPFLKIINLDLIATEIVRALTGSIGLILAIPVTSLAAGWLFSRGRASQVNPGS is encoded by the coding sequence ATGAAGCGATTTATTCTGGGGCTGCTGGTTCTTGGGGTGATGCTGTTAAGCGGCCGGGCCGGTCTGGCCAACGAGACCGATACAGCGGGTGGTATGGAGATAAGCAAGGAAATTATTGTACGGGCCAAGGTGTTAGAGGTAACGGAAGGAAAGGACCAGGTGCCGGATTTAACCGGCTGGGTGGAGGGAAAAGAGCAATTGGTCACCGCCCGGGTACTAAGCCAACCTTACCAGGGGCAAACGGTGAGTTTCTTTCATGTGGTGCCGGATCAACCCGGTTTGGCAGTGCACGTCAAGCCGGGTGATGAAGTGATATTATCGGTGGAAGTGGAAGGCAAAAAAATTGTCAACGCTTTTGTGACCGATTATGCCAGGGATAAAAAGCTATATTACCTGGCCGGTTTGTTTGCCCTGCTGATGGCCCTGGTGGGAGGTATTAAGGGGGTTAAGTCTGTATTGTCGCTGGCTGTCACCGGGGTAGGCATCTTTTATGTCCTGCTGCCGCTCCTGTTTAAGGGGCATAACCCCCTGTTGATGACCGTACTGGTGGCTGCTGTTATGACCACGGCAACCATGATACTGGTACACGGCTTTAACCGTAAAACCCTGGCCGGGGTAATCGGTACCACCAGCGGGGTTATCGCTGCCGGCATCTTAGCCATGCTGGTGGGGGCCGCTGCCCATCTAACCGGTTTCAGCAGCGAAGAAATGCAAATGCTGCTATATATCCCGCAACAGGTAAAATTTGACTACCAGGGCTTGCTGTTTGCCGGTATGATTATCGGAGCCCTGGGGGCTGTCATGGACGTGGCCATCTCCATTGCCGCTGCTGTGGAAGAAGTCCAAAAGGCCAACCCTGCCCTGGACACCCGGGCGCTCATGCAAGCGGGCATCAATGTGGGGCGGGATGTCATGGGGACCATGGCCAATACTTTAATTTTGGCTTATACCGGCAGCGCCATTCCTTTAATCCTGATCTTTATGGCCTACCAGATGCCCTTTTTAAAAATTATTAATCTTGATTTAATTGCCACCGAAATTGTCCGTGCCTTAACCGGCAGCATCGGTTTAATTCTGGCCATTCCTGTCACATCATTAGCCGCCGGGTGGTTGTTCAGCCGGGGCCGGGCAAGTCAGGTCAACCCAGGATCATAA
- a CDS encoding FeoA family protein gives MLKQQPVFPGTPVVALCDLPVGKAAVVNTVQGEGIIRRRMLDLGLVPGTRVEALRISPAGDPKAYKIRGAVIALRREEGANILVSLKEETTWG, from the coding sequence ATGCTCAAGCAACAGCCTGTTTTTCCCGGTACGCCGGTGGTAGCTCTTTGTGACCTGCCGGTAGGAAAAGCTGCCGTGGTTAATACTGTCCAGGGAGAAGGCATTATCCGGCGCCGCATGCTGGACTTGGGATTGGTGCCGGGCACCCGGGTGGAAGCCCTGCGCATCAGCCCGGCCGGGGATCCGAAAGCCTACAAAATCCGAGGTGCAGTGATAGCCCTGCGGCGGGAAGAGGGAGCCAACATACTGGTCAGCTTGAAGGAGGAAACAACATGGGGTTAA
- a CDS encoding FeoB small GTPase domain-containing protein has protein sequence MGLTHRSCGSGASREAFYQAGATETDYVIALAGNPNTGKSTLFNALTGLRQHTGNWPGKTVLRATGKYIFQGRLYELIDLPGTYSLLAQSAEEQVARDYLCFGRPHATIVVVDATCLERNLNLALQVLEITSRVVVCVNLIDEAKRKNIEINISALSNELGVPVVATAAREGAGLPALQQAVAAVAEGSVKTSPRRVRYDQVIEQCIARLEPKIKELVGETLNSRWLALRFLDGDATVVRALAEWLARGKAVVGGDILV, from the coding sequence ATGGGGTTAACACACCGGTCCTGCGGCAGCGGGGCCAGTCGGGAAGCTTTTTATCAGGCCGGCGCAACCGAAACAGATTATGTCATTGCACTGGCAGGTAACCCCAATACCGGCAAAAGCACCTTGTTTAATGCCTTAACCGGCTTACGCCAGCACACCGGCAACTGGCCCGGCAAAACGGTACTGCGGGCAACCGGCAAATATATTTTTCAGGGGCGGCTGTATGAACTCATTGACCTGCCCGGCACTTACTCGTTATTGGCTCAGTCTGCGGAGGAGCAGGTTGCCAGGGATTACCTGTGCTTTGGCCGGCCGCACGCCACCATTGTGGTGGTGGATGCCACTTGTTTAGAAAGAAATCTCAACCTGGCCTTACAGGTGCTGGAAATTACCTCCCGGGTGGTGGTTTGTGTCAACTTGATAGATGAAGCAAAACGAAAAAATATTGAGATAAATATTTCTGCCCTGTCAAACGAGTTGGGGGTTCCGGTGGTAGCTACGGCTGCCCGGGAGGGTGCCGGTCTGCCGGCATTGCAACAAGCAGTGGCGGCGGTGGCCGAGGGCAGCGTTAAGACATCGCCCCGCCGGGTGCGGTATGATCAAGTAATTGAACAGTGCATTGCCCGACTGGAACCAAAAATCAAAGAATTGGTAGGTGAGACACTCAACAGCCGCTGGCTGGCCTTACGTTTCCTGGACGGTGATGCAACGGTCGTCCGCGCTCTGGCGGAATGGTTGGCAAGGGGCAAGGCGGTGGTGGGGGGTGATATACTGGTATGA
- a CDS encoding nucleoside recognition domain-containing protein translates to MSCQTNNLYNIVKEANVLKQKHALQINDRVVSEIYHQAEAIARRVVCHRSKPGLDWDERLDNILTSRIWGFPSMLLLLGMVFWLTVAGANYPSQLIAAVLFWGQDRLWDLLNWLQAPHWLISFGVEGVYRCLAWVVSVMLPPMAIFFPCFTLLEDLGYLPRVAFNLDRFFKSVGAHGKQALTMSMGFGCNAAGVVACRIIESPRERLIAMLTNSFVPCNGRFPTLITLAGCLVFGFGSSLATTAVVVGVVLFGIAVTLGVSWLLSHTLLKGVPSSFALELPPYRKPQIGKVILRSVFDRTLFVLGRAVCVAAPAGAVIWLLANIRVGGISLLARGADLLNPLAQPMGLDGFILMAFILGLPANEIVLPILMMGYLAAGSLTELNSLQDLHHLLVVQHGWTWLTAVCVMLFSLLHYPCGTTLWTIWREAGSIKWALLAAAIPLAVACTVCFLTAQGARILGLV, encoded by the coding sequence ATGAGTTGCCAAACAAACAATTTGTATAATATTGTAAAAGAAGCTAACGTTTTAAAACAAAAACATGCTTTACAAATTAACGACAGGGTGGTCAGCGAGATTTATCATCAGGCAGAAGCAATTGCCCGGCGGGTCGTTTGCCACCGATCCAAACCCGGGCTTGATTGGGATGAACGGCTGGATAACATCCTTACCTCAAGAATTTGGGGATTCCCTTCGATGCTGTTGCTGCTGGGCATGGTCTTTTGGCTGACGGTGGCCGGCGCCAATTACCCCTCGCAGCTGATTGCCGCCGTACTTTTCTGGGGCCAGGACCGCCTGTGGGACTTACTTAACTGGTTGCAGGCACCGCACTGGTTGATAAGTTTCGGGGTGGAAGGTGTGTACCGCTGCCTGGCCTGGGTGGTTTCGGTTATGCTGCCGCCGATGGCAATATTTTTTCCCTGCTTTACCTTGCTGGAAGACTTGGGTTACTTGCCCCGGGTGGCCTTTAACCTGGATCGTTTTTTCAAAAGCGTGGGTGCCCATGGCAAACAAGCCCTGACCATGAGTATGGGTTTTGGCTGCAACGCTGCCGGGGTAGTGGCCTGCCGGATTATAGAATCGCCCCGGGAACGTTTGATTGCCATGCTGACCAACAGTTTTGTTCCTTGCAACGGCCGTTTCCCAACTTTGATTACGCTGGCCGGCTGCCTGGTTTTTGGCTTCGGCAGCAGCCTGGCCACCACAGCTGTGGTAGTAGGGGTTGTCCTGTTTGGTATTGCAGTTACACTGGGGGTTTCCTGGCTGCTTTCCCACACCCTGCTTAAGGGAGTACCTTCTTCTTTTGCGCTGGAATTACCCCCCTACAGAAAACCGCAAATCGGCAAGGTTATATTACGCTCTGTCTTTGACCGCACTTTATTTGTCCTGGGCCGGGCGGTTTGCGTGGCAGCACCGGCCGGGGCGGTTATCTGGCTGCTGGCTAATATCCGGGTAGGCGGCATCAGCCTCCTGGCCCGCGGGGCTGACTTGTTAAATCCCCTGGCCCAACCAATGGGACTGGACGGTTTCATTTTAATGGCATTTATTTTAGGTTTGCCGGCCAACGAGATCGTGCTGCCCATTCTTATGATGGGTTATCTGGCGGCCGGATCCTTGACAGAGCTCAACAGTTTGCAGGACTTGCACCATCTGCTGGTGGTTCAGCACGGCTGGACCTGGTTAACCGCTGTGTGCGTGATGCTGTTTTCGCTGCTGCACTATCCCTGCGGCACCACTCTGTGGACCATTTGGCGTGAAGCGGGCAGTATCAAGTGGGCTTTGCTGGCCGCGGCTATTCCCCTGGCCGTTGCCTGCACGGTTTGTTTTCTCACAGCCCAGGGCGCCAGAATACTTGGTTTGGTTTAA
- a CDS encoding metal-dependent transcriptional regulator, which translates to MLSPSLEDYLEEIYRLSQRGEAVRVSDIAACLKVSLPSVTRALQRLNESRYIYYRPYKDIVLTEQGKQLGHFLVERNRYIREFLRLIGSQCDVAAEAEAMEHYLSLPTLTAIINFVKFTEQHPSWLDDFKTYCRKEAARPKA; encoded by the coding sequence GTGTTATCTCCCAGCTTAGAAGATTACCTGGAAGAAATCTACCGACTGAGCCAGCGGGGCGAAGCGGTGCGGGTGTCAGACATTGCTGCCTGCTTAAAGGTAAGCCTGCCGTCGGTGACCCGGGCACTGCAAAGATTAAACGAAAGCAGGTATATTTACTACCGCCCCTATAAAGATATTGTGTTAACCGAGCAAGGAAAGCAACTGGGTCATTTTTTAGTTGAACGGAACAGATATATCAGAGAGTTTTTGCGGCTAATCGGTTCCCAATGCGATGTGGCAGCGGAGGCGGAAGCTATGGAACACTACCTGTCGCTGCCTACCCTTACAGCCATCATAAATTTTGTTAAGTTTACCGAGCAGCACCCCTCCTGGCTGGATGATTTCAAAACCTACTGCCGGAAGGAAGCAGCCAGACCAAAAGCATAA
- the cobT gene encoding nicotinate-nucleotide--dimethylbenzimidazole phosphoribosyltransferase has product MSLLAQTLEKITPPDYNCEELAQQRLDNLTKPPGSLGVLEDIARRLAGMQGTPLPRLPQEKVSLVLAGDHGVVAEGVSAFPQEVTPQMVLNFLRGGAAINVLARRAGARVVVADIGVAGPVIAHEGLVNCRVKAGTDNFVHGPAMSRQEAVTALETGITLLKQQVKQRPALVGIGEMGIGNTTASTAVLAAFSGLPAEQITGRGTGIDETRRQHKAAVVERALKVNRPDARDGLDVLAKVGGLEIAGMAGIILGCAAEKIPVVLDGFISCAAALVARSLAPLSAAYMLASHRSQEPGHAIMLEMLGLKPMLQMAMRLGEGTGAALAFPIIEAAICIINEMATFAEAGVSQGE; this is encoded by the coding sequence ATGTCATTACTTGCGCAAACTCTGGAAAAAATTACACCGCCTGATTACAACTGTGAAGAATTGGCCCAGCAAAGGCTGGACAACCTTACCAAACCGCCGGGCAGCCTGGGCGTGCTGGAGGATATTGCCCGCCGGTTGGCAGGCATGCAGGGTACCCCGCTGCCCCGGTTGCCCCAAGAAAAAGTCTCTCTGGTGCTGGCCGGTGATCACGGCGTGGTGGCAGAGGGAGTGAGCGCTTTTCCTCAGGAAGTCACACCGCAAATGGTGTTGAATTTTTTGCGGGGTGGCGCAGCCATTAACGTGCTGGCACGCCGGGCGGGAGCCAGAGTGGTGGTGGCAGATATCGGTGTGGCCGGACCTGTCATAGCACACGAGGGCCTGGTTAACTGCCGGGTTAAAGCCGGTACGGATAATTTTGTGCATGGGCCTGCCATGAGCCGGCAGGAGGCTGTAACAGCCCTGGAAACAGGTATTACACTGCTTAAGCAGCAGGTAAAACAACGCCCGGCCCTGGTGGGCATCGGCGAAATGGGAATTGGCAATACCACTGCCAGCACCGCTGTTTTAGCAGCTTTCAGCGGTCTGCCCGCTGAGCAAATAACCGGCCGGGGTACCGGCATTGATGAAACCCGGCGGCAGCATAAAGCAGCTGTGGTGGAACGGGCGCTAAAGGTAAACCGGCCGGATGCCCGGGACGGGCTGGATGTTTTGGCTAAAGTGGGCGGCTTGGAAATTGCCGGCATGGCCGGTATCATTTTAGGCTGTGCCGCCGAGAAAATACCGGTGGTTCTGGACGGCTTTATTTCCTGCGCCGCCGCTTTGGTGGCCCGCTCCCTGGCTCCCTTGAGTGCGGCCTATATGCTGGCATCTCACCGGTCCCAGGAACCGGGCCATGCCATTATGCTGGAAATGCTGGGTTTAAAACCAATGCTGCAGATGGCCATGCGGCTGGGCGAGGGCACCGGGGCGGCCCTGGCCTTTCCCATTATTGAAGCCGCCATCTGCATAATTAATGAAATGGCTACCTTTGCCGAGGCAGGAGTCAGCCAGGGCGAATAA
- a CDS encoding sirohydrochlorin cobaltochelatase, with protein sequence MLVTFGTNVAEAAASFSKLERKVKETFPGIEVRWAYTAKTIRAALAQQGKPVDSPITALAKLQDEGYTRVAVQSVHVLPGQEFYDLVNIVDNMARFQGSTGKYFQSRIGKFGFHRLTLGAPLLYKPADYRAVTEAIKYLRPAAPDHALVLVGHGSNHHTFSAYGCLNDMLRQSCDNVFLGTVEGYPSLAEVKADLAKKPFRQVTLLPFMNIAGDHAINDLAGAEEDSWKNQLARSYRVSVCLTGLLDYLPIIEIYISHLQEAFNKLTDPAK encoded by the coding sequence TTGCTGGTTACGTTTGGTACCAACGTGGCCGAAGCTGCCGCATCCTTCAGCAAGCTGGAAAGGAAAGTCAAAGAGACTTTTCCCGGCATTGAGGTTCGCTGGGCTTACACCGCCAAAACCATTCGTGCTGCCCTGGCGCAACAGGGCAAGCCGGTGGACAGCCCCATTACCGCTCTGGCCAAACTGCAGGATGAGGGCTACACCAGGGTAGCCGTACAGTCTGTACACGTTTTGCCCGGTCAGGAATTTTACGACCTGGTAAATATTGTTGACAACATGGCGCGTTTTCAGGGCTCAACAGGCAAATATTTTCAATCAAGAATTGGCAAGTTTGGCTTTCACCGCTTAACGCTGGGGGCACCCCTGCTCTACAAGCCGGCAGATTACCGGGCGGTGACAGAAGCCATTAAATACCTGCGGCCTGCCGCACCGGACCATGCCCTGGTTTTAGTGGGTCACGGCAGCAACCACCACACCTTCAGTGCTTACGGCTGTCTGAATGATATGCTGCGGCAATCCTGCGACAACGTTTTTTTAGGTACAGTAGAAGGATATCCTTCCCTGGCAGAAGTTAAAGCTGATTTGGCCAAAAAACCGTTTCGCCAGGTTACTCTCCTGCCCTTTATGAACATCGCCGGTGATCATGCCATTAACGATTTGGCCGGTGCTGAGGAGGATTCCTGGAAAAATCAACTGGCCCGCAGTTACCGGGTGTCTGTCTGTTTAACCGGCCTGCTGGATTATCTGCCCATCATTGAAATATACATCAGTCATTTGCAAGAAGCCTTTAATAAATTAACCGACCCTGCCAAATAA